One Leptolyngbya sp. SIO1E4 genomic region harbors:
- a CDS encoding putative DNA binding domain-containing protein translates to MRNSYLILNSIFKEEENKNNEFKKLDSKRPSNRIINHAEQYIVCFLNASVSGNLYIGIDDDGKVVGVSLSREERDRISRQIPEKLRSLRPSILPSFYDVNFIKIFNSNKSVISDLVVIHIHVRKIEEEDLYLTSEGDHWLYKTSGGSAYLKAGSACMKLTKDEVPREIRRRKLKYCQRELEKIEKEICANPNDKKLLRRKIEIAKLMGDVETVEEAFNCLLSISPTSTQTTVEHASTLQSLGNIEGALQILNNALIENTNSPKILKSKGSIMLGLDKADEALEIYQEALKLSPEDYTIITQIGIILRDIGKYGEAIKFFNFALSISPRYRAAKYEREKTYSKLYTGLV, encoded by the coding sequence ATGAGAAATAGTTATTTGATATTAAATTCAATCTTCAAAGAAGAAGAAAACAAAAATAATGAGTTTAAGAAATTAGATTCTAAAAGGCCTAGCAACAGAATCATAAATCATGCTGAACAGTATATAGTTTGTTTTTTGAATGCTTCGGTTTCCGGAAATCTCTATATAGGTATAGATGACGATGGTAAAGTTGTAGGTGTCTCTTTGTCTAGAGAAGAAAGAGATAGAATTTCTCGACAGATTCCAGAGAAGTTGAGAAGTTTAAGGCCTAGTATTTTGCCTTCGTTCTATGATGTAAATTTCATCAAAATCTTCAATTCAAATAAGTCAGTTATATCTGATCTTGTCGTAATTCATATACACGTTCGTAAGATAGAAGAGGAGGACCTTTACCTTACATCAGAAGGAGATCACTGGCTTTATAAGACAAGCGGTGGAAGCGCTTATTTAAAGGCAGGCTCAGCTTGCATGAAGCTTACTAAAGATGAAGTTCCTCGGGAAATACGCAGAAGAAAACTGAAATACTGTCAGAGGGAGCTAGAAAAAATAGAAAAAGAGATTTGTGCCAACCCAAATGATAAAAAATTATTAAGGAGAAAGATAGAGATTGCAAAACTAATGGGAGATGTTGAAACTGTGGAAGAAGCTTTCAACTGTTTACTTAGTATAAGTCCTACAAGCACTCAAACTACAGTTGAACATGCATCAACCCTTCAAAGCTTAGGAAATATTGAAGGAGCATTACAAATTCTTAATAATGCCCTTATCGAAAACACAAATAGCCCTAAAATTCTGAAAAGCAAAGGGTCTATAATGCTTGGACTGGATAAAGCTGATGAAGCGTTGGAAATTTATCAAGAAGCTCTGAAACTAAGCCCTGAAGACTACACAATAATTACGCAGATAGGAATTATTTTGCGTGACATAGGAAAATATGGTGAAGCAATAAAGTTTTTTAATTTTGCCCTTTCAATATCGCCACGTTATAGGGCAGCAAAATATGAAAGAGAAAAAACATATTCCAAGCTATATACTGGTCTTGTTTAG
- a CDS encoding RNA-directed DNA polymerase has protein sequence MESRSDFLQPLLYESCEELAKSFKSLKSPRGLASLLKIPYEYLVYYVYRFPQDRKYRAFKILKSSGGHRAILVPNKSLKIVQRKLSQVLYSIYNPRPCVHGYVPGKSIITNAKSHTRRKFILNIDIKSFFKSINYGRVRGLFIAKPYCLNPPVATFIAQICCHENHLPIGAPTSPVVSNLICSKMDSELQRFAKEHGCFYTRYVDDMTFSINKKNLPSALIANHGPGFSEVVLGNQLREIIEEDNGFQINSSKIRLRHYTQKQEVTGLTVNKFVNVDRKYIRNLLATIHAWEKHGFQNTIDMYMKKYAKESVLPGKETPNFLSYLRGKIEFVGSVRGKNDLTYKKLLNKFFELKTRDSKMIRGI, from the coding sequence ATGGAAAGTAGAAGTGATTTTCTTCAACCCCTCTTGTATGAGAGTTGTGAAGAGCTAGCCAAGTCCTTTAAGAGTCTCAAATCTCCTAGAGGACTTGCTAGTCTATTAAAAATTCCATACGAGTACCTCGTTTATTACGTTTATAGATTTCCGCAAGATAGAAAATACAGAGCTTTCAAGATATTGAAAAGTTCTGGAGGACATAGAGCGATTTTAGTGCCAAATAAATCTTTAAAGATTGTTCAAAGAAAACTGAGCCAGGTTCTTTATTCTATATATAATCCGAGGCCTTGCGTACATGGGTATGTACCGGGAAAGAGTATTATCACCAATGCCAAATCTCATACAAGACGAAAGTTTATCTTGAATATTGATATAAAAAGTTTTTTCAAATCTATTAACTATGGGCGTGTTCGAGGACTGTTTATTGCTAAACCCTACTGTCTTAATCCTCCGGTTGCAACTTTCATAGCACAAATCTGCTGTCATGAAAATCACTTACCTATTGGAGCACCAACCTCACCAGTGGTTTCGAATCTTATCTGTTCCAAAATGGATAGTGAGCTCCAAAGATTTGCTAAAGAACATGGATGTTTCTATACAAGATATGTAGACGACATGACTTTTTCAATAAATAAGAAGAACCTACCCTCTGCACTCATTGCAAATCATGGGCCAGGTTTCTCTGAAGTCGTTTTAGGAAATCAGTTGAGGGAAATAATAGAAGAAGATAATGGATTTCAAATAAACTCTTCAAAAATCAGGCTCCGTCACTATACTCAAAAACAAGAAGTAACAGGTTTGACTGTCAATAAGTTTGTCAATGTAGACCGAAAATATATTCGGAATTTACTTGCAACTATTCATGCCTGGGAAAAGCATGGTTTTCAAAACACTATAGATATGTATATGAAAAAATATGCAAAGGAATCGGTGTTACCAGGAAAAGAAACGCCAAATTTTTTGAGTTACTTACGCGGAAAAATCGAATTTGTCGGCAGTGTGAGGGGAAAAAATGATTTGACTTATAAGAAATTGCTAAATAAGTTCTTTGAGCTCAAAACCAGAGACTCAAAGATGATTCGAGGTATTTAG
- a CDS encoding helix-turn-helix transcriptional regulator — MTQTLLKQPNASAQYFKKRAQYALLASVLEGFPEGTLILTVDGQLRLANKRGRQLCRQIGAFATEQSPSGPLGEICRYLVESRELFPDQNLEISQELRLDETTLQIRIQWFQIDDEDEACLMVRLEDRAQSFLTAAFYEAQQYSLTERETEVWLLKRSGIGNKEIAATLFISINTVKRHIKHIYAKREQMLELNPS, encoded by the coding sequence ATGACTCAAACTCTCCTCAAACAGCCAAATGCATCTGCTCAATATTTTAAGAAAAGAGCTCAGTATGCTTTGTTGGCCTCTGTCCTTGAAGGATTTCCTGAAGGAACTTTAATTCTTACCGTCGATGGTCAATTGCGACTGGCTAATAAGCGGGGCAGGCAGCTCTGCCGACAGATAGGCGCATTTGCAACTGAGCAATCACCGTCTGGGCCTCTTGGAGAGATTTGCAGGTATCTCGTAGAAAGTAGGGAACTCTTTCCCGATCAAAATCTGGAAATCTCCCAAGAGCTTCGTCTCGACGAGACGACACTTCAAATCCGAATTCAATGGTTCCAAATTGACGATGAAGACGAAGCCTGCCTAATGGTCAGGTTAGAAGATCGAGCGCAGTCTTTTCTTACTGCAGCGTTCTATGAGGCTCAGCAATACAGCCTAACGGAACGAGAAACAGAGGTGTGGCTGCTGAAAAGGTCTGGAATTGGCAATAAGGAGATTGCCGCAACTCTCTTTATTTCGATTAACACTGTCAAGCGCCATATCAAGCATATTTATGCCAAGCGTGAGCAGATGCTTGAGCTCAATCCATCGTAG
- a CDS encoding CHAT domain-containing protein, protein MAKIKILILTANPQNTNALRLGEEVRNIEAELERAHNRDCFELVSQWAVRVNDLTRALLKYNPHIVHFSGHGGGEHGLALENDAGNTQLVSTKGLTQLFELVRNKVKCVFLNACYSKVQAEAIHQHIDCLIGMSKAIGDRAAIQFAGQFYQALAAGKSFLFAYEAATAGLDLSGSHESTTPVLLTRNEDEDPFGILQTKSETSPEITQPPMPAPQSQSIGNITISGNSNAFTNVQSGGDVNLTRSQNQEQASNSDLEAALAAIANLKQNIAATEDLNPIEKATVEVPISMLETELQKPQPDKSLIDQAIAALQKSLNGVVTLAEPVAKVATLVAKAWGGLP, encoded by the coding sequence ATGGCTAAAATTAAAATTTTAATTCTGACTGCCAATCCTCAAAACACCAATGCTCTACGGTTGGGTGAAGAGGTGCGCAATATTGAGGCAGAGTTAGAGCGGGCGCACAATCGAGATTGTTTTGAACTGGTTAGCCAATGGGCCGTTCGGGTAAATGACCTGACGAGAGCTTTGCTAAAGTACAATCCGCACATTGTTCACTTTTCCGGCCATGGTGGAGGTGAACATGGGTTAGCTCTTGAGAATGATGCAGGGAACACACAACTAGTTTCAACAAAAGGACTCACGCAACTTTTTGAACTAGTTCGTAACAAGGTCAAGTGTGTCTTTTTAAATGCTTGTTATTCAAAGGTTCAGGCTGAGGCTATTCACCAACATATTGACTGTCTGATCGGGATGTCTAAAGCCATTGGGGATCGAGCCGCCATCCAATTTGCTGGCCAGTTCTATCAAGCTTTAGCAGCAGGCAAGTCCTTTCTATTTGCCTACGAAGCTGCCACAGCAGGACTGGATTTATCTGGCAGTCATGAATCGACCACACCAGTTCTGTTGACCCGCAATGAAGATGAAGATCCCTTCGGGATTTTGCAAACCAAATCTGAAACGTCACCAGAAATTACCCAACCCCCAATGCCTGCACCGCAGTCCCAAAGCATTGGCAACATCACCATCAGTGGCAATAGCAATGCCTTTACCAATGTTCAATCTGGGGGCGACGTAAATCTTACACGGAGTCAAAACCAGGAGCAAGCAAGCAATTCTGATTTGGAAGCAGCTTTAGCGGCCATCGCAAATCTAAAACAGAACATTGCTGCCACCGAAGACCTCAACCCTATTGAGAAGGCTACGGTCGAGGTACCAATCTCTATGCTGGAGACTGAGTTACAGAAACCTCAGCCTGATAAGAGTTTGATTGATCAGGCGATCGCAGCCCTCCAGAAAAGCTTAAACGGCGTGGTCACATTGGCCGAGCCGGTAGCAAAGGTTGCCACTCTTGTCGCAAAAGCTTGGGGAGGATTGCCATGA
- a CDS encoding WD40 repeat domain-containing protein — protein sequence MNPKNFDEVPLSQQQSLGDIKIDGDGNTINNFQAKQIIVNSNSDKEIRVQEQLDTKSPYKGLEAFDLYDRDRFFGRDQLCNQLVDELNKTNLVLLLGASGSGKSSIAKAGLIPHYLKKYSNNFFGLVFTPDQDPFEALYSNLSNQKYTQSESSIAKKASKKTLCQVVGKLKKSNEFWLIFIDQFEEIFTTSEPEKRDAFIYSLVELSDNYRNDSNLKIIVAMRSDFLDRLDSNPANLLARATEGHRPLITQMHQDELRLAIEKPAAQHGVKFEVGLTEEIIKSVQGQAGYLPLLQYTLDLLWVTEGIQEHNRTLHINTYRKLGGVREALKQRVDEIYNTLSKQGKLAAKRIFLKLVEIGGDAESVTEWQTVRRRATLSEFTDVIEKKVLVKLINAKLLVSDSDLSKKSKSEKTNLKISTVEVAHEVLLTCWPLLNDWIKENRQNIALYNRLKEDAAHWKIRKTHPSTKDKFTDHPDSELWSGSKLEKAQELERDPIFREVLGGFNDEEKEFVENSLNLRERQRRRTIISLAGFSAFSLLLASFAGIGWRQAEIGQIQAFVQSSEAKFMLNRDSFNPLIDALAAGERLQRLPLKNNNSKLHSDVMKALTQAIFWVQEKNQLQGHRDFIQRVAFSSNNEVIATASYDHTIKLWQPNGNQITTLNGHSAPILDISFSSDDQRIASASEDHTVIIWDLQGNALQTLEGHQDWVNSVNFSPDGSKLVSASDDMTIKIWDSTGNLLNTILAHNQPVLAVAYSPDNTMLATASLDGTAKLWDARGNLLKILEGHKDILLDLEFSPDSEILATASKDGTIKLWNRKGEPNRTLFDPEDSRSDPEGFLDITFSPDGKIITAASSDNTIKVWNLEENLISRLQAHSSRINSVDFSPDGKTLASASNDLTAKLWQIERPRLNIIPEAGEVYSIDVAQNDEFIASTSISTDVDKGNYVKLWDTQGSLIRKWKVDSWLYSLAVSSTRNLILGSDSEGRIWLWDQNGKLLNSITAHERAVQEVIFSQDDSMIATASEDGTARIFKPTGEVLSPPMEHTGTVTSVSFNPKSSLIATASSDGTIKFWDLNGTLIQTLEGHEKGVLMVRFSANGHLLASAGQDRTVKLWNSEGKLVKTMEGHDAAVTSIAFSTSGDLLASGSDDGTVMLWNIEGELLTTLSGHKGDVNTVTFSSDSLFLISGGADNRVLLWKIEHLTLEGLISEGCEWLYEFLMSHPDRRKGLCR from the coding sequence ATGAACCCTAAAAATTTCGATGAGGTACCCCTAAGCCAACAACAATCCCTAGGAGATATCAAGATTGATGGTGATGGCAACACTATCAATAATTTCCAAGCAAAGCAAATCATCGTTAATTCGAATTCTGATAAAGAAATTAGAGTCCAAGAGCAACTTGACACCAAATCTCCCTATAAAGGATTGGAAGCCTTTGACCTATATGATAGAGACCGCTTTTTTGGTCGTGATCAACTTTGCAATCAATTAGTTGATGAATTGAATAAAACAAACTTAGTTTTGTTATTGGGTGCATCTGGTAGTGGCAAGTCCTCAATAGCAAAAGCAGGTCTTATTCCACATTACTTAAAGAAATACAGCAACAACTTTTTTGGACTAGTATTTACGCCAGATCAAGATCCCTTTGAGGCACTCTATAGCAATCTAAGCAATCAAAAATATACTCAATCTGAATCTTCGATAGCCAAAAAGGCAAGTAAGAAGACATTATGTCAAGTAGTTGGCAAACTAAAGAAATCCAATGAATTTTGGCTTATCTTTATCGATCAATTTGAAGAGATTTTCACTACAAGCGAGCCAGAAAAACGAGATGCTTTTATTTATAGTTTAGTAGAACTTAGTGACAATTACAGGAATGATTCTAATCTCAAGATTATAGTTGCTATGCGGTCTGACTTTTTAGATCGACTCGACTCAAACCCTGCCAATCTTCTAGCTAGAGCTACTGAGGGGCATCGCCCGTTGATTACGCAGATGCATCAGGATGAACTTCGTTTAGCTATAGAGAAACCTGCGGCCCAGCATGGGGTTAAGTTTGAAGTTGGCCTAACAGAGGAAATAATCAAATCTGTACAAGGTCAAGCAGGATATTTACCGCTATTGCAATACACGCTTGATCTGCTTTGGGTAACAGAGGGGATACAGGAGCATAATCGGACTTTACATATTAATACTTACCGTAAATTGGGTGGAGTACGCGAAGCGTTAAAGCAACGGGTAGATGAGATATATAATACCTTATCTAAACAAGGAAAGTTAGCGGCTAAACGCATTTTCCTAAAGCTCGTAGAAATTGGAGGTGATGCTGAATCAGTTACCGAGTGGCAAACTGTACGGCGAAGAGCAACTTTGTCTGAATTTACTGATGTGATCGAGAAAAAGGTCTTGGTGAAGTTGATTAACGCTAAGCTCCTAGTGAGTGATTCTGATCTATCAAAAAAATCTAAAAGCGAAAAAACAAACCTTAAAATTTCTACAGTAGAAGTTGCTCATGAAGTTTTGCTCACTTGTTGGCCACTCCTAAATGATTGGATTAAAGAGAATCGACAAAATATTGCTCTCTATAACCGATTAAAAGAAGATGCAGCTCATTGGAAAATCAGAAAAACTCATCCGTCAACTAAAGATAAATTTACTGATCACCCAGACAGTGAGCTTTGGAGTGGATCAAAACTTGAGAAGGCTCAAGAGCTAGAAAGAGATCCTATATTTAGGGAGGTTTTAGGGGGATTTAACGACGAGGAGAAGGAGTTCGTCGAAAATAGTTTGAATCTGCGAGAACGGCAGCGGAGAAGGACAATTATCAGTCTGGCTGGATTTTCAGCATTTTCTTTGCTATTAGCAAGTTTTGCTGGAATTGGATGGAGACAGGCAGAAATCGGACAAATTCAGGCTTTCGTTCAATCGTCAGAAGCAAAGTTTATGTTAAATAGAGATTCTTTCAATCCTTTAATTGATGCTTTGGCGGCTGGAGAACGACTGCAACGACTGCCATTAAAAAACAATAATTCTAAGCTTCACTCTGATGTCATGAAAGCTTTGACTCAGGCAATTTTCTGGGTGCAAGAAAAGAACCAATTACAAGGCCACAGAGACTTCATTCAGAGGGTTGCTTTTAGCTCTAACAATGAGGTTATAGCTACGGCTAGTTATGATCACACAATCAAATTATGGCAACCAAATGGAAATCAAATCACTACACTAAATGGGCATTCAGCACCTATTCTAGATATCAGTTTTAGCTCAGATGATCAACGGATTGCTTCAGCTAGCGAAGACCATACAGTTATTATTTGGGATCTGCAAGGTAATGCGTTACAGACCCTTGAAGGGCATCAGGACTGGGTAAATAGCGTGAACTTTAGTCCTGATGGCTCTAAACTTGTGTCTGCAAGTGACGATATGACAATCAAGATATGGGATAGCACTGGAAATCTACTAAATACAATTCTCGCGCATAATCAACCTGTATTAGCAGTAGCTTATAGCCCCGATAATACAATGCTAGCAACTGCTAGCTTGGATGGAACTGCTAAACTTTGGGACGCGCGGGGCAATCTTCTTAAGATTCTAGAAGGCCATAAAGATATTCTTCTAGATTTAGAATTTAGTCCAGATAGCGAAATTCTAGCAACTGCTAGTAAGGATGGAACGATAAAACTTTGGAACCGTAAAGGAGAGCCAAACAGAACTCTTTTCGATCCTGAAGATTCCAGAAGTGATCCAGAAGGTTTCCTGGATATTACCTTCAGCCCAGATGGCAAAATAATTACAGCAGCTTCTTCAGACAATACTATCAAGGTTTGGAATTTAGAGGAGAATCTAATTTCTCGATTACAAGCTCACTCTTCTCGCATAAATAGTGTTGACTTTAGTCCAGACGGTAAGACTCTTGCTTCTGCTAGCAATGACCTGACTGCAAAGCTTTGGCAGATAGAACGCCCTCGACTCAATATTATTCCCGAGGCTGGAGAAGTTTATAGTATTGATGTTGCCCAAAATGATGAGTTTATTGCATCAACATCAATTTCTACTGATGTTGATAAGGGTAATTATGTCAAGCTTTGGGATACCCAAGGCAGCTTAATTAGAAAGTGGAAAGTAGACTCTTGGCTCTACAGTTTAGCAGTGAGTTCTACAAGGAATTTAATACTAGGTTCAGATTCTGAAGGAAGAATATGGTTGTGGGATCAAAACGGCAAACTTCTAAATTCAATTACTGCCCATGAGAGAGCAGTCCAAGAAGTGATCTTCAGCCAAGATGACAGCATGATTGCTACTGCTAGTGAGGATGGGACGGCAAGAATTTTCAAGCCAACTGGGGAAGTTCTGAGTCCACCAATGGAGCACACTGGAACAGTTACAAGTGTGAGCTTTAATCCTAAAAGCTCCTTGATTGCAACCGCTAGTAGCGACGGCACTATCAAATTCTGGGATCTTAATGGGACTTTAATTCAGACACTCGAAGGACATGAGAAAGGTGTTTTAATGGTGCGATTCAGCGCAAATGGCCACTTATTAGCAAGTGCTGGACAGGATCGTACAGTAAAGTTATGGAATTCTGAAGGAAAACTAGTAAAAACAATGGAAGGACATGATGCTGCTGTAACAAGCATAGCTTTTTCAACTAGTGGTGACCTTCTAGCTAGTGGCAGTGATGATGGAACTGTAATGCTTTGGAATATTGAAGGCGAATTGCTTACGACCCTTTCGGGGCATAAGGGCGACGTGAATACAGTCACATTTTCGAGTGATAGTCTTTTTCTTATTTCTGGAGGTGCAGATAATCGAGTTCTTCTGTGGAAGATTGAGCACTTAACACTAGAAGGACTGATAAGCGAGGGATGCGAATGGCTATATGAATTTTTAATGTCACATCCTGATAGGCGAAAAGGTTTGTGTCGTTAA